A genome region from Populus alba chromosome 5, ASM523922v2, whole genome shotgun sequence includes the following:
- the LOC118061913 gene encoding WUSCHEL-related homeobox 8 → MEDGKFQNGGGLGVKVMTDEQMEMLRKQISVYATICEQLVEMHKGLSAHQDFAGMRLGNPYFCDPLLSSSVHKIGSRQRWTPKPAQLEILEQIFKQCNATPGRQKIKDITKELAQHGQISETNVYNWFQNRRARSKRKQSAVLPNSGESEVETEIESFKEKKTKPEDSQPDEDATPVSDHMYLHSPDIGIDQLVGKMESPGSCIPYWQLEQYDLFG, encoded by the exons ATGGAGGATGGAAAGTTTCAAAATGGAGGTGGGTTAGGTGTTAAAGTGATGACTGATGAGCAAATGGAGATGCTGAGGAAACAAATTTCTGTTTATGCCACTATCTGTGAGCAGCTTGTTGAGATGCACAAGGGTCTTTCTGCCCACCAGGATTTTGCTG GCATGCGACTTGGGAATCCATACTTTTGCGATCCATTACTGTCATCTTCTGTCCACAAGATAGGGTCGAGGCAGCGGTGGACTCCAAAACCAGCGCAACTTGAAATCCTTGAGCAGATTTTCAAACAATGCAATGCGACTCCAGGCAGGCAGAAGATCAAAGATATAACCAAGGAACTTGCACAACATGGCCAGATTTCTGAAACAAATGTCTATAATTGGTTCCAAAATAGGAGAGCTCGTTCAAAAAGAAAGCAATCAGCTGTACTACCAAACAGTGGAGAATCTGAAGTAGAGACAGAAATTGAGTCTTTTAAAGAGAAGAAGACCAAGCCAGAAGACAGCCAACCTGATGAAGATGCTACCCCAGTGTCCGACCACATGTACTTACATAGTCCAGACATAG GAATAGATCAGTTGGTTGGGAAAATGGAATCCCCGGGGAGCTGTATTCCTTACTGGCAGCTGGAGCAATATGACTTGTTTGGATGA